In one window of Microplitis demolitor isolate Queensland-Clemson2020A chromosome 4, iyMicDemo2.1a, whole genome shotgun sequence DNA:
- the LOC103580910 gene encoding protein tincar isoform X2, whose product MSMTGSLMGYENNNEINQLKCNNKKYQQKSTLITASSTTAPLPMTLTSTTTMIASTPITTTNVNTTTTINTSVNKQREYASNLRRSEHMANNNNSSRNKRETCNRGHANGLWSVWYGIFVVTLQAYIATRCAKRFVAYLSLPWPTDVQPPKFELHVCIVLTGTGVLLLPILLAAAFLKLGNLANDGIKLGRHTSTCTRDPPATLLGNNAVDNAGSLWKHGGPTAAFVHLCTAMCFLLPSLLMEARLIYAGFLPKDAIWRTDLDWIVVHRDRLIYLNFMNPSGNININNYTTNSTYNNNININNNNPFLITNIEESNLNNDNILNTTSGFNATNPLNFTISSTTKINNNNNRGSTEFLIKNDHSVATSPIPIARNKKVIYIKTRDLNLNDSKIDKDGDVKKKINNMTAYNLPYVINSISDLDRIETDTDDDTHDERKNFISLEYLNYAMALAVYSVRYPAVFWSCNKAIGTIFSIQLFINSVQSLISYAGMSVLYKVQVLGPHKVLNLVRNRVQPTPIYSSRLQKVVTNLFGDTTHLLLNPHVTLALFALSSLLILCSSMVTYLYAYGRFATFLEHEHQRRVIISKEGRRNSSGWAYFTHCAALCVFLALVICNAPLLYDYTVVYRGSLDGVILACILGTIAHLFLWLIFWFFLTIKRNWIFKVRVTIARATVRSARSVKLVTDVDLLSCRRKSTHKSNSSNDDDDNDDDTLIDHELGSDAPLLIVGDGKTYSIAESSPKKAIMCVIQKAIIERKAKQNEGLGATVNRASGETSLDGEEEQIYWLRPKLRPSPEQSPNGGTGGASTLDKSWLNKKLRPKVTFNDLPSTSGSRNKGKRRGNTEGGPDDDGDYATLRELPLMTGIDPADDSTSEENKLLECVNDDQVTYYASGNRDLHPSEGDPSPLLTPEPLPDPNLPIVPVPLPIPMAVTNELTIASTLLTTSSAAPVLNYDETVVNDSINHPLPQANGLPRCLRHADSGMSQDQLTPRSDSSNSPAIEPLTNGVHPVPNYEIIERSNTSSNSESSSGVHSNISNVSNSTNVSHPSINTQQSRRATSVDDLTVTDGYGDEKWRSCSLQRGIQPPNQNYNSPGPGSGQTQFTKFNTIDRKSSKGGPCPAIILENTSESTVVIRRRMSRPKLPESWNPNDPEPFSRSTNMRMTSFTENSDIKSCINGNASATLPHYPTQPIVPAYPHCSTMPLPHGVHSANNVSGATGTGGSCGSVPQQNSVPIIPIGAVNHTTLPTTLAPNPINGRCNFPTNNQLVNQPVNGGYVKRYPINNVLPVQTQQWSLPTGHHTFPQPLQNKFFGSNVASVRVADRDSANFSMASSGDSDICHH is encoded by the exons ATGTCGATGACAGGAAGTCTGATGGGTTACGAGAACAACAATGAGATAAACCAACTAAAatgtaataacaaaaaataccaACAGAAGTCAACTTTAATAACGGCATCGTCAACAACCGCACCGTTACCAATGACGTTAACAAGTACCACAACAATGATTGCTTCAACcccaataacaacaacaaatgTTAATACTACAACAACAATTAATACCTCTGTCAATAAACAACGGGAGTATGCCTCTAATTTACGGCGTAGTGAACATATggctaataataacaatagttcACGAAATAAACGAGAAACTTGTAATCGCGGTCATGCTAATGGATTATGGTCTGTTTGGTATGGAATATTTGTTGTTACATTGCAAGCATATATTGCAACAAGATGTGCTAAACGATTTGTTG caTATTTATCATTGCCATGGCCGACGGATGTGCAACcaccaaaatttgaattacatgTCTGTATCGTTCTAACGGGAACCGGCGTACTGTTGCTACCGATATTGTTAGCAGCGGCATTTTTAAAGCTGGGTAATTTAGCCAATGATGGTATTAAACTCGGCAGACATACTAGCACGTGTACACGTGATCCACCGGCAACTTTATTGGGTAATAATGCTGTTGACAatg CTGGAAGTTTATGGAAACATGGTGGACCAACTGCAGCATTTGTACATCTTTGTACAGCAATGTGCTTTTTATTACCATCATTATTAATGGAAGCACGTCTCATTTATGCTGGATTTTTACCAAaag atgCAATTTGGCGGACTGATCTCGATTGGATAGTAGTCCACCGCGATCGTTTAATTTACCTAAACTTTATGAATCCATCCggcaatataaatataaataattacacaacCAACAGtacttacaataataatataaatatcaataataataatccatttttaataacaaatatcgaagaaagtaatttaaataatgataatattttaaatactactAGTGGATTTAATGCAACCAATCCACTTAATTTTACAATATCAAGTactactaaaataaataataataataatcgtggATCgactgaatttttaataaaaaatgatcacaGTGTAGCAACTAGTCCGATACCAAtcgcaagaaataaaaaagtaatatacataaaaactcgtgatttaaatttaaatgacagtaaaattgacaaagatggagatgtaaaaaaaaaaataaataatatgactgCATATAATTTACCATATGTGATAAATAGTATTTCGGATTTAGACCGCATTGAAACTGATACtgatg atgataCCCacgatgaaagaaaaaattttataagcctCGAGTACTTAAATTATGCAATGGCACTCGCTGTTTACTCAGTTCGATATCCCGCAGTATTTTGGTCTTGCAACAAAGCCATTGGTACAATATTTagtatacaattatttattaattctgtaCAAAGTTTGATAAGTTATGCTGGTATGTCCGTACTATATAAA gTACAAGTATTAGGGCCacataaagtattaaatttagtaCGAAATCGTGTCCAGCCGACACCAATTTACTCAAGTCGTTTACAAAAAGTTGTGACAAATTTATTCGGTGATACGACACATTTATTACTTAACCCACATGTCACACTAGCATTATTTGCATTATCATCTTTGTTGATTCTATGCTCAAGTATGGTGACTTATCTTTACGCTTATGGAAg attcgCAACATTTTTAGAACACGAACATCAACGACGTGTAATAATATCAAAAGAGGGCCGGCGTAATAGCTCAGGCTGGGCTTACTTTACTCACTGTGCAGCACTATGTGTTTTTTTAGCTCTTGTAATATGCAACGCTCCACTTCTGTATGATTATACTGTTGTATACCGCGGAAGTCTCGACGGAGTAATATTAGCATGTATACTCGGTACAATAGCCCACTTGTTTTTGTGGTTAATATTCTGGTTCTTTTTGACAATAAAACGTAATTGGATTTTTAAAGTACGGGTAACAATAGCACGTGCTACTGTTCGTTCAGCCCGGTCTGTTAAATTGGTAACGGACGTTGATTTATTGTCGTGTAGACGAAAAAGTACTCATAAGAGTAATTCTagtaatgatgatgatgataatgatgacgaTACGTTAATTGATCATGAATTAGGCAGTGATGCGCCTTTATTAATTGTTGGAGATGGTAAAACTTATAGTATTGCTGAATCTTCACCTAAAAAAGCTATCATGTGTGTTATTCAAAAGGCTATTATTGAAAGAAAAGCCAAACAAAATGAag GATTGGGCGCCACAGTTAATCGTGCGTCAGGCGAAACAAGCTTAGACGGAGAAGAAGAACAAATATACTGGCTAAGGCCAAAATTACGGCCGTCACCAGAACAATCACCCAATGGTGGAACAGGTGGAGCATCAACATTAGACAAAAGTTGGCTCAACAAAAAGCTCCGGCCAAAAGTGACATTTAATGATCTGCCTAGTACGTCTGGCTCGCG CAATAAGGGAAAAAGACGAGGTAATACCGAGGGTGGACCAGACGACGATGGTGATTATGCCACGTTACGTGAGTTACCATTAATGACTGGCATCGACCCCGCTGATGATTCGACATCCGAAGAAAACAAG TTACTGGAATGCGTTAATGATGATCAAGTGACCTATTACGCAAGTGGTAACCGCGATCTTCACCCATCAGAGGGCGACCCATCTCCACTATTAACCCCAGAGCCTTTACCTGACCCAAATTTACCAATCGTTCCTGTTCCTTTACCGATTCCAATGGCTGTAACTAATGAATTAACCATCGCCTCTACGTTATTAACAACATCTAGTGCTGCACCTGTTCTTAATTACGATGAAACTGTCGTTAATGACTCTATTAATCATCCATTACCTCAG GCGAACGGTCTTCCAAGATGTCTACGACACGCGGATTCAGGGATGTCCCAAGACCAATTAACTCCTCGGTCAGATTCATCAAATTCTCCGGCAATCGAGCCTTTGACAAATGGCGTCCATCCAGTGCCAAATTACGAGATTATAGAACGCAGCAATACTTCGTCCAACAGCGAGTCATCAAGCGGTGTCCATTCAAACATAAGCAATGTCAGTAACTCTACCAACGTAAGTCACCCCTCGATAAACACGCAACAATCACGTCGCGCTACCAGCGTCGATGATCTTACGGTAACGGATGGTTATGGGGATGAAAAATGGCGGAGTTGTTCACTGCAACGTGGCATCCAACCGCCTAATCAAAACTATAACTCCCCAGGACCTGGTTCTGGGCAGACCCAGTTCACTAAATTCAATACGATTGATCGTAAATCTTCAAAAGGGGGTCCATGCCCAGCAATAATATTAGAAAATACCTCGGAGTCAACGGTTGTGATACGTCGGCGCATGTCACGTCCTAAATTACCCGAGTCATGGAATCCAAATGACCCGGAGCCATTTTCTCGCAGTACTAACATGCGCATGACGTCATTTACTGAAAATAGTGATATAAAGAGTTGCATTAATGGCAATGCGTCGGCAACTTTGCCACATTATCCAACCCAACCAATTGTACCAGCCTATCCGCATTGTTCGACAATGCCGTTACCACATGGTGTACACTCTGCTAATAACGTCAGCGGCGCTACTGGGACTGGAGGTAGTTGTGGTTCAGTACCTCAACAAAACTCCGTACCTATTATACCTATTGGCGCTGTAAATCATACGACATTACCGACCACTTTGGCGCCAAATCCCATTAATGGTCGGTGTAATTTTCCTACCAACAACCAACTGGTTAATCAGCCAGTTAATGGAGGTTATGTAAAAAGATACCCAATAAATAATGTACTGCCAGTACAGACGCAGCAGTGGTCTTTACCCACTGGTCATCACACTTTTCCGCAGCCACTTcagaacaaatttttcggAAGTAATGTCGCTAGTGTAAGAGTTGCTGATCGTGACTcagctaatttttcaatggcTAGTAGTGGGGATTCAGATATTTGTCATCATTAA